From a region of the Nitrospira sp. genome:
- a CDS encoding energy transducer TonB, whose translation MDGIMTMLCRAGTRLVFSGVLCVFLGPAAANAAAGDDATHESDHEEDVLELPEVHVHGLPLNKDQQVGPVAKSTLWPAIPASLAGQELDDWMKARLLVSKQAKVTVVVLEPCKHRELTTAGVNALGRWTFDPQMRGDDPVDGELTVRIHFRTR comes from the coding sequence ATGGATGGAATCATGACGATGCTGTGCCGCGCTGGTACACGGCTCGTGTTCTCCGGTGTGCTGTGTGTGTTCCTGGGTCCGGCCGCTGCAAATGCAGCGGCGGGTGACGACGCGACCCATGAGAGCGATCACGAGGAAGACGTCCTGGAGCTGCCGGAGGTACACGTTCATGGACTGCCTCTCAATAAAGATCAGCAAGTGGGTCCTGTCGCCAAGTCCACGCTATGGCCCGCCATTCCTGCATCACTCGCCGGCCAAGAACTCGATGATTGGATGAAGGCACGCTTGTTGGTTTCCAAGCAGGCGAAGGTGACGGTCGTGGTGTTGGAGCCGTGCAAACATCGGGAACTCACGACTGCCGGAGTCAATGCGCTCGGCAGATGGACCTTCGATCCCCAGATGCGTGGGGACGATCCGGTTGACGGTGAGCTGACCGTCCGAATCCATTTTCGGACGCG